The DNA sequence TGAACATTATGGTTCGTCTGTATTGTTCTCGCTCCTGTTTCTCTCTCGTACTGTCTTTTATATGGCATAGGGGGGTAAACTTGCTTTTATATTTGCCAAAAGCATTTGTTTCTAACTTAAATGATGGGCCTTTTGCACTTTTTGTCGCTTTCAGGGTGAAAAAAAATGTGTTCGTGGGTTCAAACTTGTAATCCTTTGCTGATTTAAAAGAACTGGTCTAGCTTTTCTTTGAAACATACAATATCCTTTCCCAAATTATTTTCCTTACTCTTTGAAccattcattaatttgttcagcGTGGGTCTGAAGGCCCCCCTGCCTTCTGGGGTTCTATGCCATTAAATAAAAGGGGCATTTGATCTTTGTAAAAGAAAAGCTTatacctttcattttttttattgtcctttttattttcatgatttgttTTCTGTTCACTGGTGGTTTTTTTACTCTTTCTGAGTGTGTTGACTTCATTTGCCAAGATGTCAATGTGTGcaaaaataatactagaaaTGTCTCTCAGTTCTTTGACCAGTTCGTGATTATGCTGATGCTTACATTTGTTCCACTTTTGTACATCCTCTAGAAGCCAATGGAATGATTGGAAGTGGGAAGAAGTTCCTTTGTTGATGCACCCCAGATCCGATCGTTTTGCTACCATGGATCTCACAGGTTAGGTGAACACAATcattatttgtgtttttctttttcttttttaacttttaaaattttattgtagTACACAGTTGGGCATGCATCAACAATTTTGACTGTTCtgagaattttgattttttttttgggaaggatgagagaaagagagggattgTAGTTCTTGGAGATGGAGATTTGGGATAACTTGTTTCATCATTTAGGAGTGTGCtgcaatattttatttgtaaatagaaaGGCAGAATTTTCTTTATCCTAatttatgaattattcatcCTTCCAAAATAGGACAGTGGATTCCTCATACTTTTAGTTGCGGTAATCCTTAATTATTTGTACGATTACAAATTCGGCGTATCTCTCCCTGATTTCCAGTTAGAACATTGATATTTCCCATTCTACTCATTGACAGAGAAAATGACTTTCGAAAATCTTCGAAACCAGCTGCGAATTCTTCAATAATTTGTGCAGTGTCGTTACCATAGAGTAGTTGCTGATCAATTCTGAGGGCTGCTTTTTGCGATCGAATTCTAGAGTAGTAGGACTGAGTGAATTTGTATTTCGATCCTGATTCTTGGTTTAGGAACACTAGTGGGTCGGTTTGGCCCTTCTTCAACCGTTGTGGACATAGCTTTCTCATCTCGGTGACGAAAGATGTGGCCATGCTTGGGTCTGGCTTTCTGGTACCGTTGAAGTTGTAGAGACGATCAACGATGTAGCTACAATGTGTCCTGCCCATTGAGTGTGCTCCTAATAAAAAGAGACAGGTCTTTGAGGATGTGTCTATTTTCTGTGCGGTTAAACCTAATGAacaaacttgaaacttgaccaagaaatattcatttttattcagTAGACTCGAAGGGACATAATTAGGAGTTATGTATATGTAGGATAATGTAGATAACCATTTTTTTGTTCATCTAAAGCAATTTGTGAATTTGGAGCAAAGATGCAATGACTTCCGCTGAACCTTCTTAGTCTTTTGCAATTTATGTTAAGTCAGTTGTGGTCATTCTAAGCATCATGGTACGTACGTTAGTCATTTTAATGTTGTagcatctttatttatttatttatttacctaGTAGGGTTCCCAAGTCCAATACATCTAAGCTCTTTGATTTGAAGTATGCCAGTGCTTCTTCCCATGAGATGGATGGTGATGGGAGGTCCACCGATGCGGCAGTTGATGTCAGCCCATCCCGTCGTCCTGTGAGAACGGGATAAGATGGTGCTCCTGCCTGTGAATAGataaaagaagataaagaaaaCCTGTAATTTAGACAACTCTCTGGAAATTACCAAAATCAATCTTTGCTTGTAGTTTAGAGGGTGTCAAAAGACACACCAAATGCACAGCGTCTCTGGTGGCAAGGTTGAGAATGTCGGCACAAGAGACTACTCCTGGACACCGTTTCTCCAGAACAGTCTTGATCTTGTCGATGATTACAAATCCTCCCAGACCTCTATTCTGTGGTGCTTTCTTCTCCGTGTTTGTCCCATCAAGGAGGATTGATGCATCGCAGCCCTAGTTTAGTTTAGTTTGCAGTTAGTCAAATtataagaataagaaaaaataaatgatagttgcagtcgtgagtgaaTAAATGagacatatatgaaaaaataataattttttaattgtggatcctactatttttcaaagtgactacaCGGCACTTGTGCACTCCACAattgcatgtagcattacttatAAAAGTATTCATTTGACAAAAATACGGAATTTAAAACATGGTTTTATGAAGGGTTGTGAAAAGAGTTGTCTAtctaaattataagtatatgcAGATCAGCACAAGCATCCAAAGTTTTATAGTGCGTATAAACTATAGGTCCCATCGGAAAATGAGATCACtctactattattcaatattttttcattattttttattactattcattattatttaatattttattattatttttaatcacttttttattactattcataaatcatctgaGATCACTATCCAAGCGTAGCCTTagatatattttcattatttagtTTCGTAGCAGCTAtggatccaaaaaaaaaaaaaaagagagaaaaaaagaaaccccATAATCTATGTACCAATAACTATCACCAAAAGCAATACATCCGAAGTCACCTCCTTGTTCATTCTCATATCGTAGCACACTTGAACAAAAAAAAGTCACCTCCTTGTTCCACCATAACTAAAACGAAAATGTTGTATAGGACACACTTATTTCACTCATATTCTGTTGTCTCGATTAGACATTAtctaaatttgttattttaaaaataagagttgatcTAATTTTGGGACATGATACAATTTAAAGATGGGGATAAATATACTCATAAAAGATGGGGATAAATAATAGGTTTAAAggttaaagtattttcttttctgaagGTTTTTCTTAGTGTTTTATTCTTGCAGAACATAAGAAAAAGATCTGTGCCCACTTGGGCTTAGGCATTTGAAAAGTGTTGGGgagaaaaaaacccaaaatggTAAGATTGAAAGAGCTTGGAGAAGTTCATTTGTAATGACTAAAGATCCTGTTGAATCTTATCTATTTTGTAGCATCGAATAAAACTCAATTACTGTGATATTAcaataagagtaattctacatgcAGTCGTGGAGTAAGCAAGTattgtgcagtcgctttgaaaaaaataagatctattattttttcaaaatgattgcaatTCGCTTGTGCACTTACaattgtaactatcatttctcaaaataaattgCTTGCCTATTATAAGAAGAGAAGTGTTATTCAAAACTTCCTTTTAATTGCATCCTTTTATTATTCTCTGATGTGATACTAAATTATTGtaaaacttttattatttttcgcTTATCTTCCAACTATTTGATACCACAttagaagatgatgaaatgatgataattaaaagataaggaataatatttttcttagaagaaaatagaaagaataaaagCACAAAACAATAGATGGATAGCATATTACAATACATGGAAGAAGAGATGGGCTAAAGAAATTAAGCACATACATTGACAAAGCAATCTGAGTAGAGCAGGCGGAGGAGTTTGGGAGTGATGCTTTTATCCTGGTTCCAAAACTTCTTCACTTGGTGCTTAACAAAGACCTCAGCATTAGCACATGTGTTGTGCACCTTGTAATAATGCCAAACCAGTTTCACCCCCGGTTGAAGCGACGACGCCGCACCCGCGAACCCTAGACATAGACTCAGTGCAAGAGCTAATAAAAGTGGGAAAAACACAAACGTttcctttctcattttctctcctTCTATGGAATTCTCCGAGTGCACTAAAGCAGcttgtactatatatatctagctaATATTGAATTGCTGGTACTGTGGTATTTGAGCTCTGTTGCTTTAGGTTTATATAGAGTAGAATTTCACATAGGTAGCCAACAATGCCGAGTTGGTTCGATTCAATTTAAgatgatatttatttaataatgtgggttataaaatgatttggtcaattatttatttattttgggttttgaaGTCCAATGCTATGGTTACGGCACCGTGTGAGATCGACATGCATTAGGCTGTTCACAtggatatatattatacatgcAAGGTGCTAGCTTCAACATTCTTCGACGTCGTGTGAGTGAGCAAAAACGTTGTATCCAAGCAACGTGCATGCATGTGATATGTACCTTGGATCTTGGGCTTTCATTTTCAAtgctgaaaaattatatattttacgattaaaaaaatgttttttatctATCCAAAGTGTGGTGGGATTTGGGTACTCTTTAACCAAAGTTTGGGTCATTTTAAGTAGTTCCTCCACCAgctaataaataatatcatggGATTTTGTTTGGACGGTGCATGCGGagagtttttattattttttcttttcctatttattctttatttttcagaatatatatatatatatatatatatatttatatatctcaaTTAGGGTgccaagtatcatttctcttattttctttttgagaaatactttcgccacaaataaattatacaaaagtgaATCTACAAAgtgacataatttaatgtgGTATGTTAGATTCTAAAGTTACATTTATCATAAAGTATATGATCTAAAGGATTACATCAGTTACGtcatattgtaaagttacttttattataaagtagatctaacatatcacatgaaGTCACGTCAGCTTGTAAATttgcttttatataattcatttgtatCTATAtcacttctctttctttttagaaaTGCTACTATAAATCTTAAGTGTGCAAGTcttgtgtagattttttgtaaaaaagtggacttcgctaaaaaaaaaaaaaaaagtgacttacattttttttatagtgggatctatttaaaaaaaaaaaaaaatgactgcATGCACAAGACTTATATCCGCGAGAGTTGtacaaatcattaatttttttttttaatttacattagaatacagctagctagcatttGATTTGCACCATAGAATCATCTGATTACCGTTTCAGGAGTTGTGACACTAATCAACTCATGAAACGTGACATATTAGTGTTATGTATACTGTATAGTTTATCGTTTCATTTACAAAAACTATTCCATTATTTAATGTCACAATATTGCTCAGACTTTAGAGTGACATTTCTCCAAAGGCAGCTTAATTATTTCCGAGTTGAGGACTTGGCAAAAATGGAAGTTCTTCAAATGGCCTGCTGGTTTTCGTAGAATATGGTCATAAAAGGACTAGATGGATGACCACAAATACAGTTTAgagattgattatatatatatatatatatatatatatatagagagagagagagagagagagagagagagagagagagagagagagagtttgaaaaaaggATCATTGGGGTGATTATACAAAATTTGAGTCTCACCTTCTTATAGAAGATGTTTGGATATAAGTTTTTCTTGAAAGTTTACCAAGCTTTTGAAAAAGGTGAGTAAATATggaatacacataaaaaaaaaaaaagaagagaaatgatatttacaataataaagTATGCAAACGCCatgcactcattttgaaaaaagtaaataaatatgagactcacatgcaaaattaatttttttagaaaatcacTATAGACACAAAGGGATTCCAAAAACTGATGTGGtagggaatattttttttttctaattttagttTCCCGCCTGTGCCCTTGTCCcgccttttttttattattattttttttctctctctctctctcacttcaccCGACGCCCCAGTACCCCTTTCCACTTTCCTTTTAATGGTacgtttggatcatcaactcatctaactcatcattacaatttttttaaattctaatataaaatataataaacacttaaaactttttcaaatcctaaaataataataatattaaaaaataatattctaacaatattttattatctcaactcaactcaactcaacttaactcagtttaacatccaaacgcaatttattttttttctcacttcccCCTACGCCCTAGTACCCCTCCCCCGACTTTCCTTTCTGGAAGCCCCCCAGACAGCCAGACGACGTCATAGACAACCCTCTACTGCCAGAGATGATTTCTCtctttgtttggatgttaagaaaacaaaagaaaatgaaaggaaaataatgaaTTTGCAACTTattctttgtttggttgttgagaaaccgaaagaaattgtaaagaaaaatcattGAAAGGGAGGGGAACGGTGAAATAGTGGGAAAAAAACTTTGCATACTTGCCAGCGAGGAATGGGAGCCTTGAGACGACATCAACGGTTTCCTGGGACTGGCTCCGATGAACAACGTCTACTATTTGCTAGGGACAAGGGACACTGGTTTGCAACAATGGGAAGGGAGGGGGAGTAGGGCACgggggagggagagaaaaaaatttaacgGATGTGGGAGTGACACGTTAGtttgtgagatctctttgtATCTTTAAGAgtcctcatttttttaatagtgtatcccactcttttttaaaaggagttcGCGACGCTTGTTCCATCcatgactgtatctaatattactcaataaaaaaataaattttttaatagtagatctcactcttttttaaaaagagtgtgcGATGTTTGTAAAACTCATggttgtatttaacattactttttacgtatattttgtgcataaaccACACGActtgtgaataattttttttaaaataaattttgcactTAATCCATGTGTTAGCTTTCATTTGGACAATAAGCGGCAAATTTGGAGATACTTTCTCTCTCGAAATGATATTATGATCAAATTGATCATAATTAcagtttaatttaaaaagagataaattgttttataagagtaatggtagaaacacatttttttttttttttaattttataaaactctGTTTTaaattaagtgtatttttataaagtaatagTACTCTTataacttaattttataaaaataattttaatttaaaaatctttGGGCAGGAGATTTTGAAAATGACGAAAGTCTTGTGCTTGCTTGATTATGATTGCTTCTCTTTAGCCTGCATTCAAGCAAAAATCTCTTTCAATCACACTTAACCCACCGAGTACGTTTAGTACATAAAAATAAAGCACTACTACTACAAGTACACTTCGCCTATATATTCTGTTTTTGACCTTCAGCTGCACTTTGCATTGTAAGCAAGCATGAACTGTCAATCACCCACTTGCAGAGTTGGATAATCCTCAAGTCTAAAACATTCATTACGAAATTACTTGGTTAAGCAACGTGTTGGTTAGCCCTCCCATCAAATCAATATGGATCGTCCAtaatcaattattattattattttaataatattagtcATCATCTTAATTTCATGTGTGACATTCATTCACGAGGATAAAGGCTGGCTTCAAAAGTGagatatgataaaaaatttataaataataataaaataatttataaataataataaaataatttgagttacaatattttattaaattttaaaaaacgaaagagaaaaaattaaacaaaaatattataacgttaaaatattgttataatataattttttaatataatttttattttaaaatttaaaaaagtagtattgtttttgtattttgtttaaaaatttaaaaaagttataatgattaagtaataattagataaaaaaattaaaaattaaaaattgaaaagtatttgtatttacgtgatgtttgtgaataaaattatgagatgagatgagatcattcCACTTCTCAAAGAAGCCCTATATTTACAAGATGAAACTAATT is a window from the Juglans regia cultivar Chandler chromosome 7, Walnut 2.0, whole genome shotgun sequence genome containing:
- the LOC108984927 gene encoding probable peroxidase 61, which produces MRKETFVFFPLLLALALSLCLGFAGAASSLQPGVKLVWHYYKVHNTCANAEVFVKHQVKKFWNQDKSITPKLLRLLYSDCFVNGCDASILLDGTNTEKKAPQNRGLGGFVIIDKIKTVLEKRCPGVVSCADILNLATRDAVHLAGAPSYPVLTGRRDGLTSTAASVDLPSPSISWEEALAYFKSKSLDVLDLGTLLGAHSMGRTHCSYIVDRLYNFNGTRKPDPSMATSFVTEMRKLCPQRLKKGQTDPLVFLNQESGSKYKFTQSYYSRIRSQKAALRIDQQLLYGNDTAQIIEEFAAGFEDFRKSFSLSMSRMGNINVLTGNQGEIRRICNRTNN